From the genome of Colius striatus isolate bColStr4 chromosome 15, bColStr4.1.hap1, whole genome shotgun sequence, one region includes:
- the GRM2 gene encoding metabotropic glutamate receptor 2 isoform X1, with protein sequence MAVPWAAWLWLLCLATCLAAGHGMAGKKEISMDGDLVIGGLFPVHEKGVGSEDCGKINEHRGIQRLEAMLFALDEINKDRSILPGVKLGAHILDTCSKDTYALEQSLDFVRASLTKVDGSEHICPDGSYAVHDDVPTAITGVIGGSYSDVSIQVANLLRLFQIPQISYASTSAKLSDKSRYDYFARTVPPDFYQAKAMAEILRFFNWTYVSTVASEGDYGETGIEAFEQEARMRNICIATSEKVGRSMNKKTYDGVVRALLQKPNARVVVLFTRSEDARELLAAAQRANVSFTWVASDGWGALESVVAGSEAVAEGAITIELAAYPIKEFAAYFLNLNPYNNSRNPWFREFWEQKFKCSFHTQDCSRHSLKTGKFEPESKITFVVNAVYAMAHSLHNMHQTLCPNVTKLCDAMKPVNGKRFYKDFMLNVNFDAPFRPADTESIVRFDRYGDGIGRYNIFNYHHTDGRYQYQKVGYWAEGLILNTSLIPWAETSIPVSQCSDPCKKNEIKSMQPGDICCWICIPCQPYEYLLDEFTCMDCGLGYWPNETLNGCYELPQEYIRWKDAWAIGPVTISCLGFISTLFVFGVFMKNNDTPIVKASGRELCYILLTGVLMCYSMTFIFIAKPSTEVCTLRRLGLGTSFAVCYSALLTKTNRIARIFSGVKEGVQRPRFISPTSQVVICMALISCQLIIVIIWLLVETPGTGKETEPHKRYIVTLKCNNRDSNMLISLTYNVLLIVLCTVYAFKTRKCPENFNEAKFIGFTMYTTCIIWLAFLPIFYVTSSDYRVQTTTMCISVSLSGTVVLGCLFTPKLHIILFQPQKNVASHRVGTARFSVAAASSSQSHGSASQYVPTVCNGREVVDSTTSSL encoded by the exons ATGGCGGTCCCCTGGGCTGcgtggctgtggctgctgtgcctGGCCACCTGCCTGGCCGCCGGGCACGGCATGGCTGGCAAGAAGGAGATCAGCATGGACGGGGACCTGGTGATCGGAGGCCTCTTCCCTGTCCACGAGAAAGGAGTGGGGAGCGAAGACTGCGGCAAGATCAACGAGCACCGAGGCATCCAGCGCCTGGAGGCCATGCTCTTCGCCCTGGATGAGATCAACAAGGACAGGAGCATCCTGCCAGGGGTGAAGCTGGGTGCCCACATTCTGGACACCTGCTCCAAGGATACCTATGCCCTGGAGCAGTCCCTGGACTTTGTCCGTGCCTCTCTCACTAAGGTGGATGGCTCTGAGCACATCTGTCCCGACGGCTCCTATGCTGTCCACGATGACGTGCCCACCGCCATCACTGGTGTCATCGGGGGCTCCTACAGCGACGTTTCCATCCAG GTGGCCAACCTGCTGCGGCTCTTCCAGATCCCGCAGATCAGCTACGCCTCCACCAGTGCCAAGCTCAGCGACAAGTCCCGCTACGACTACTTTGCCCGCACCGTCCCGCCAGACTTCTACCAAGCCAAAGCCATGGCCGAGATCCTCCGCTTCTTCAACTGGACCTACGTCTCCACCGTGGCCTCGGAGGGTGACTATGGGGAGACGGGGATTGAGGCCTTTGAGCAGGAGGCCCGCATGCGCAACATCTGCATCGCCACCTCGGAGAAGGTGGGACGCTCCATGAACAAGAAGACCTATGACGGGGTGGTCCGGGCTCTGCTGCAGAAGCCCAATGCCAGAGTGGTCGTGCTGTTCACCCGAAGTGAAGAcgccagggagctgctggcggCTGCCCAGAGAGCCAACGTGTCCTTCACATGGGTGGCCAGTGATGGATGGGGAGCCCTGGAGAGCGTGGTGGCCGGGAGTGAAGCCGTGGCAGAGGGGGCCATCACCATCGAGCTGGCAGCCTACCCCATTAAGGAGTTTGCTGCCTACTTCCTTAACCTCAACCCTTACAATAACAGCCGAAATCCCTGGTTCCGGGAGTTTTGGGAGCAGAAGTTCAAGTGCAGCTTCCACACGCAGGACTGCAGCCGGCACTCCCTCAAGACAGGCAAGTTTGAGCCAGAGTCCAAGATCACGTTTGTGGTCAATGCCGTCTATGCCATGGCTCACTCTCTCCACAACATGCACCAGACACTGTGCCCCAACGTCACCAAGCTCTGCGATGCCATGAAGCCCGTCAATGGCAAGAGGTTCTACAAGGACTTTATGCTCAATGTTAATTTCGATG CCCCGTTCAGGCCCGCAGACACCGAGAGCATCGTTCGGTTTGACCGCTATGGCGATGGGATCGGGCGCTACAACATCTTCAACTATCACCACACGGATGGGCGCTATCAGTACCAGAAGGTGGGCTACTGGGCTGAGGGGCTCATCCTCAACACCAGCCTCATCCCGTGGGCTGAGACCTCCATCCCTGTGTCTCAGTGCAGCGACCCCTGCAAGAAGAACGAGATCAAGAGCATGCAGCCCGGAGACATATGCTGCTGGATCTGCATCCCCTGCCAGCCCTACGAGTACCTGCTGGATGAGTTCACCTGCATGGACTGTGGGCTCGGTTACTGGCCCAACGAGACCCTGAACGGCTGCTACGAGTTGCCCCAAGAGTACATCCGCTGGAAAGACGCCTGGGCCATTGGCCCCGTCACTATCTCTTGCCTGGGTTTTATCTCCACTCTCTTTGTGTTTGGAGTTTTCATGAAGAACAACGACACCCCCATCGTGAAGGCCTCCGGCCGGGAGCTGTGTTACATTCTGCTGACCGGGGTTCTCATGTGCTACAGCATGACCTTCATCTTCATCGCGAAGCCGTCCACCGAGGTGTGCACGCTGCGGCGCCTGGGGCTGGGCACGTCCTTCGCCGTCTGCTATTCCGCCCTCTTGACCAAGACGAACCGCATCGCCAGGATCTTCAGCGGGGTGAAGGAGGGCGTCCAGCGCCCCCGGTTCATAAGCCCCACGTCGCAGGTGGTCATCTGTATGGCCCTCATCTCTTGCCAGCTCATCATCGTCAtcatctggctgctggtggagACGCCCGGCACGGGCAAGGAGACTGAGCCTCACAAGAGGTACATTGTTACCCTCAAGTGCAACAACCGAGACTCCAACATGCTCATCTCCCTCACCTACAACGTCCTCCTGATTGTCCTCTGCACTGTCTACGCCTTCAAGACGCGGAAATGCCCCGAGAACTTCAACGAGGCCAAGTTCATCGGGTTCACCATGTACACGACCTGCATCATCTGGCTGGCCTTCCTGCCCATCTTCTACGTGACCTCCAGCGACTACCGA GTGCAGACCACCACCATGTGCATCTCGGTGAGCCTCAGCGGCACCGTGGTCCTCGGCTGCCTCTTCACCCCCAAGCTCCACATCATACTCTTCCAGCCGCAGAAGAACGTGGCCAGTCACCGTGTGGGCACTGCTCGCTTCAGTGTGGCGGCCGCCAGCTCCAGCCAGTCCCACG GCTCAGCCTCGCAGTACGTGCCCACGGTGTGCAACGGCCGTGAGGTGGTGGACTCCACGACATCATCCTTGTGA
- the GRM2 gene encoding metabotropic glutamate receptor 2 isoform X2, whose protein sequence is MDGDLVIGGLFPVHEKGVGSEDCGKINEHRGIQRLEAMLFALDEINKDRSILPGVKLGAHILDTCSKDTYALEQSLDFVRASLTKVDGSEHICPDGSYAVHDDVPTAITGVIGGSYSDVSIQVANLLRLFQIPQISYASTSAKLSDKSRYDYFARTVPPDFYQAKAMAEILRFFNWTYVSTVASEGDYGETGIEAFEQEARMRNICIATSEKVGRSMNKKTYDGVVRALLQKPNARVVVLFTRSEDARELLAAAQRANVSFTWVASDGWGALESVVAGSEAVAEGAITIELAAYPIKEFAAYFLNLNPYNNSRNPWFREFWEQKFKCSFHTQDCSRHSLKTGKFEPESKITFVVNAVYAMAHSLHNMHQTLCPNVTKLCDAMKPVNGKRFYKDFMLNVNFDAPFRPADTESIVRFDRYGDGIGRYNIFNYHHTDGRYQYQKVGYWAEGLILNTSLIPWAETSIPVSQCSDPCKKNEIKSMQPGDICCWICIPCQPYEYLLDEFTCMDCGLGYWPNETLNGCYELPQEYIRWKDAWAIGPVTISCLGFISTLFVFGVFMKNNDTPIVKASGRELCYILLTGVLMCYSMTFIFIAKPSTEVCTLRRLGLGTSFAVCYSALLTKTNRIARIFSGVKEGVQRPRFISPTSQVVICMALISCQLIIVIIWLLVETPGTGKETEPHKRYIVTLKCNNRDSNMLISLTYNVLLIVLCTVYAFKTRKCPENFNEAKFIGFTMYTTCIIWLAFLPIFYVTSSDYRVQTTTMCISVSLSGTVVLGCLFTPKLHIILFQPQKNVASHRVGTARFSVAAASSSQSHGEHGSASQYVPTVCNGREVVDSTTSSL, encoded by the exons ATGGACGGGGACCTGGTGATCGGAGGCCTCTTCCCTGTCCACGAGAAAGGAGTGGGGAGCGAAGACTGCGGCAAGATCAACGAGCACCGAGGCATCCAGCGCCTGGAGGCCATGCTCTTCGCCCTGGATGAGATCAACAAGGACAGGAGCATCCTGCCAGGGGTGAAGCTGGGTGCCCACATTCTGGACACCTGCTCCAAGGATACCTATGCCCTGGAGCAGTCCCTGGACTTTGTCCGTGCCTCTCTCACTAAGGTGGATGGCTCTGAGCACATCTGTCCCGACGGCTCCTATGCTGTCCACGATGACGTGCCCACCGCCATCACTGGTGTCATCGGGGGCTCCTACAGCGACGTTTCCATCCAG GTGGCCAACCTGCTGCGGCTCTTCCAGATCCCGCAGATCAGCTACGCCTCCACCAGTGCCAAGCTCAGCGACAAGTCCCGCTACGACTACTTTGCCCGCACCGTCCCGCCAGACTTCTACCAAGCCAAAGCCATGGCCGAGATCCTCCGCTTCTTCAACTGGACCTACGTCTCCACCGTGGCCTCGGAGGGTGACTATGGGGAGACGGGGATTGAGGCCTTTGAGCAGGAGGCCCGCATGCGCAACATCTGCATCGCCACCTCGGAGAAGGTGGGACGCTCCATGAACAAGAAGACCTATGACGGGGTGGTCCGGGCTCTGCTGCAGAAGCCCAATGCCAGAGTGGTCGTGCTGTTCACCCGAAGTGAAGAcgccagggagctgctggcggCTGCCCAGAGAGCCAACGTGTCCTTCACATGGGTGGCCAGTGATGGATGGGGAGCCCTGGAGAGCGTGGTGGCCGGGAGTGAAGCCGTGGCAGAGGGGGCCATCACCATCGAGCTGGCAGCCTACCCCATTAAGGAGTTTGCTGCCTACTTCCTTAACCTCAACCCTTACAATAACAGCCGAAATCCCTGGTTCCGGGAGTTTTGGGAGCAGAAGTTCAAGTGCAGCTTCCACACGCAGGACTGCAGCCGGCACTCCCTCAAGACAGGCAAGTTTGAGCCAGAGTCCAAGATCACGTTTGTGGTCAATGCCGTCTATGCCATGGCTCACTCTCTCCACAACATGCACCAGACACTGTGCCCCAACGTCACCAAGCTCTGCGATGCCATGAAGCCCGTCAATGGCAAGAGGTTCTACAAGGACTTTATGCTCAATGTTAATTTCGATG CCCCGTTCAGGCCCGCAGACACCGAGAGCATCGTTCGGTTTGACCGCTATGGCGATGGGATCGGGCGCTACAACATCTTCAACTATCACCACACGGATGGGCGCTATCAGTACCAGAAGGTGGGCTACTGGGCTGAGGGGCTCATCCTCAACACCAGCCTCATCCCGTGGGCTGAGACCTCCATCCCTGTGTCTCAGTGCAGCGACCCCTGCAAGAAGAACGAGATCAAGAGCATGCAGCCCGGAGACATATGCTGCTGGATCTGCATCCCCTGCCAGCCCTACGAGTACCTGCTGGATGAGTTCACCTGCATGGACTGTGGGCTCGGTTACTGGCCCAACGAGACCCTGAACGGCTGCTACGAGTTGCCCCAAGAGTACATCCGCTGGAAAGACGCCTGGGCCATTGGCCCCGTCACTATCTCTTGCCTGGGTTTTATCTCCACTCTCTTTGTGTTTGGAGTTTTCATGAAGAACAACGACACCCCCATCGTGAAGGCCTCCGGCCGGGAGCTGTGTTACATTCTGCTGACCGGGGTTCTCATGTGCTACAGCATGACCTTCATCTTCATCGCGAAGCCGTCCACCGAGGTGTGCACGCTGCGGCGCCTGGGGCTGGGCACGTCCTTCGCCGTCTGCTATTCCGCCCTCTTGACCAAGACGAACCGCATCGCCAGGATCTTCAGCGGGGTGAAGGAGGGCGTCCAGCGCCCCCGGTTCATAAGCCCCACGTCGCAGGTGGTCATCTGTATGGCCCTCATCTCTTGCCAGCTCATCATCGTCAtcatctggctgctggtggagACGCCCGGCACGGGCAAGGAGACTGAGCCTCACAAGAGGTACATTGTTACCCTCAAGTGCAACAACCGAGACTCCAACATGCTCATCTCCCTCACCTACAACGTCCTCCTGATTGTCCTCTGCACTGTCTACGCCTTCAAGACGCGGAAATGCCCCGAGAACTTCAACGAGGCCAAGTTCATCGGGTTCACCATGTACACGACCTGCATCATCTGGCTGGCCTTCCTGCCCATCTTCTACGTGACCTCCAGCGACTACCGA GTGCAGACCACCACCATGTGCATCTCGGTGAGCCTCAGCGGCACCGTGGTCCTCGGCTGCCTCTTCACCCCCAAGCTCCACATCATACTCTTCCAGCCGCAGAAGAACGTGGCCAGTCACCGTGTGGGCACTGCTCGCTTCAGTGTGGCGGCCGCCAGCTCCAGCCAGTCCCACGGTGAGCACg GCTCAGCCTCGCAGTACGTGCCCACGGTGTGCAACGGCCGTGAGGTGGTGGACTCCACGACATCATCCTTGTGA